In Microbacterium sp. SLBN-146, one genomic interval encodes:
- the modA gene encoding molybdate ABC transporter substrate-binding protein produces MRRRSTAALALATLAVAGLVGCAPSGAGSSGDLDLSRSSAPPDNAAPELSGELSIYAAASLGTAFDELAELFEQRHPSVDVRPIVYDGSSTLARQILEGAPADVFASADEKNMDTVSALAVAPEIFASNTLVIAVPAGNPGDVTDLASLADPALTVVLCAPEVPCGAASERLLDAEGVAVRPASIEQNVTAVLAKVAAGEADAGLVYATDVVGVADVEAIVPEGAPDVVNRYPVTVLTDAANPDAAAAFVAFVVSADGQAVLRDLGFGAP; encoded by the coding sequence GTGAGGCGCCGCTCGACCGCCGCGCTCGCCCTCGCGACGCTCGCGGTCGCGGGACTCGTCGGGTGCGCGCCGTCCGGCGCAGGGTCGTCGGGTGACCTCGATCTGTCGCGCTCGTCCGCTCCGCCCGACAACGCGGCTCCCGAACTGAGCGGCGAACTCTCCATCTACGCGGCCGCCTCGCTCGGCACGGCGTTCGACGAGCTCGCGGAGCTGTTCGAACAGCGGCATCCGTCTGTCGACGTACGCCCGATCGTCTACGACGGATCGAGCACGCTCGCGAGGCAGATCCTCGAGGGTGCGCCCGCCGATGTCTTCGCGTCGGCCGACGAGAAGAACATGGACACCGTCTCCGCGCTCGCCGTCGCGCCGGAGATCTTCGCCTCCAATACGCTCGTGATCGCCGTGCCCGCGGGGAATCCCGGTGATGTGACCGACCTCGCGAGCCTCGCCGATCCCGCGCTGACCGTCGTGCTGTGCGCCCCGGAGGTGCCGTGCGGCGCGGCGTCGGAGAGGCTCCTCGACGCGGAGGGCGTCGCTGTCCGACCCGCGAGCATCGAGCAGAACGTCACGGCGGTCCTCGCGAAGGTCGCCGCGGGCGAGGCGGATGCGGGCCTCGTCTATGCGACCGACGTCGTCGGCGTCGCAGACGTGGAGGCCATCGTTCCCGAGGGGGCGCCGGACGTCGTCAACCGCTACCCCGTGACGGTGCTGACGGATGCCGCCAACCCCGATGCCGCCGCCGCGTTCGTCGCCTTCGTCGTGAGCGCCGACGGGCAGGCCGTGCTCCGTGATCTCGGGTTCGGAGCCCCGTGA